A region from the Falco rusticolus isolate bFalRus1 chromosome 4, bFalRus1.pri, whole genome shotgun sequence genome encodes:
- the RPP38 gene encoding ribonuclease P protein subunit p38 — MSVIQPGTATLRKAKKTTVKTCLDNPFVFQWKTIDGEDMHFILQTLEERIKHSGLKKIETPRKKKRALTKKQMERKCDASTSELPKEEETEDHRQKPGWTDISIRRQLAIGVNEVTKALEKNELLLLLVCKSAKPAMITSHLIQLSASRATPAGQVPRLSETVAPLLGLTSILALGFKKQSDKFTEAIEAIIPKIPALEVPWFQYRTEESVAYVHTDSSENQETEQLAEEQGDELAGQKRKCTESNQQDLSNVILQPLKIKKLVPNPSKIKKPPRKKKKAFSA; from the coding sequence ATGTCTGTAATTCAGCCAGGGACAGCAACGCTTcgtaaagcaaagaaaaccactgtAAAAACATGTCTAGATAAcccctttgtttttcagtggaaaaccaTAGATGGAGAAGATATGCATTTTATACTACAGACCTTAGAAGAAAGGATTAAACATAGTGGACTTAAAAAGATAGAGactccaagaaagaaaaaacgTGCCCTgacaaaaaaacaaatggaaagaaagtgtGATGCGAGCACCAGTGAACTCCCtaaagaagaggaaacagaagacCATCGACAAAAACCAGGATGGACTGACATAAGTATCAGAAGACAGCTTGCTATTGGAGTGAATGAAGTTACAAAagcattggaaaaaaatgagctgcTACTCTTGCTGGTCTGCAAGTCTGCAAAACCTGCCATGATCACATCGCACCTTATTCAGCTGAGTGCAAGTCGAGCCACACCAGCAGGCCAGGTTCCCCGTCTCAGTGAAACGGTTGCACCACTTCTTGGCTTAACATCCATTCTAGCGCTAGGCTTTAAAAAGCAGTCTGATAAATTTACAGAAGCAATAGAAGCAATAATTCCAAAGATACCAGCTTTGGAAGTGCCATGGTTTCAGTACAGAACTGAAGAATCTGTGGCTTATGTGCATACAGATTCTTCAGAAAATCAGGAAACAGAGCAGCTtgcagaggagcagggggaTGAGCTCGCAGGCCAGAAGCGGAAGTGTACGGAAAGCAATCAGCAGGATCTTTCAAATGTCATTTTGCAGCCTTTGAAAATCAAGAAACTTGTTCCAAATCCAAGTAAGATAAAGAAACCACCTcgcaaaaagaaaaaagctttttcagcaTAA
- the NMT2 gene encoding glycylpeptide N-tetradecanoyltransferase 2 isoform X2, which yields MQKLQDIQRAMELLSACQGPAKNIDEATKRKYQFWDTQPVPKLNEVITSHGAIEPDKDNVRLEPYSLPQGFMWDTLDLSNAEVLKELYTLLNENYVEDDDNMFRFDYSPEFLLWALRPPGWLPQWHCGVRVSSNKKLVGFISAIPANIRIYDSVKKMVEINFLCVHKKLRSKRVAPVLIREITRRVNLEGIFQAVYTAGVVLPKPVATCRYWHRSLNPRKLVEVKFSHLSRNMTLQRTMKLYRLPDATKTSGLRPMEQKDTKAVQELINAYLKQFNLAPVMDEEEVAHWFLPRDHIIDTYVVEGSNGTLTDFLSFYTLPSTVMHHPVHKSLKAAYSFYNIHTETPLLDLMNDALIIAKLKGFDVFNALDLMENKTFLEKLKFGIGDGNLQYYLYNWRCPGMESEKVGLVLQ from the exons ATGCAGAAGCTTCAAGACATCCAGAGAGCAATGGAGCTGCTCTCTGCATGCCAAGGCCCAGCAAAGAATATTGATGAGGCTACCAAACGTAAATACCAGTTTTGGGATACGCAACCTGTACCTAAACTTA ATGAAGTTATAACTTCACATGGTGCAATTGAACCAGATAAGGACAATGTCCGCCTAGAGCCATATTCTTTGCCACAAGGGTTTATGTGGGACACATTGGATCTTAGCAATGCTGAAGTT ctgaaggAGTTGTACACACTGTTAAATGAGAATTACGTAGAAGATGATGATAATATGTTTAGGTTTGATTATTCacctgaatttcttctgtg GGCACTACGTCCTCCAGGCTGGTTACCCCAATGGCACTGTGGGGTTAGAGTGTCTTCAAACAAAAAACTGGTAGGATTCATAAGTGCCATCCCTGCAAATATTCGTATTTATGACAG TGTGAAGAAAATGGTTGAAATCAATTTTCTGTGTGTCCATAAGAAATTGAGATCTAAACGGGTAGCACCTGTGCTGATTCGGGAAATAACCAGAAGAGTAAACCTAGAAGGAATTTTTCAGGCTGTTTACACTGCTGGAGTGGTACTCCCCAAACCTGTGGCCACTTGCAG atatTGGCATCGATCACTGAATCCCAGAAAACTGGTGGAGGTGAAATTTTCACATTTGAGTAGAAACATGACTCTACAAAGAACAATGAAGCTCTACAGACTTCCTGAT GCCACAAAGACTTCAGGTTTGAGACCAATGGAACAAAAAGATACTAAAGCAGTACAAGAATTAATCAACGCTTACTTGAAACAGTTTAATCTTGCTCCTGTGATGGATGAAGAAGAGGTAGCCCACTGGTTCCTGCCTCGGGATCATATTATTGACACTTATGTAGTAGAG gGCTCAAATGGTACTTTAACAGACTTCCTGAGTTTCTACACATTACCTTCAACAGTGATGCACCATCCTGTTCATAAAAGTCTCAAAGCTGCCTACTCCTTTTACAATATTCATACAGAGACCCCCCTCTTGGACTTAATGAATGATGCACTCATTATAGCTAAATTG AAAGGATTTGATGTGTTCAATGCACTAGacttaatggaaaacaaaacattcctGGAAAAACTCAAGTTTGGGATTGGAGATGGAAATTTGCAGTATTATTTGTACAACTGGAGGTGTCCTGGCATGGAATCTGAAAAg GTTGGTCTTGTATTACAATGA
- the ACBD7 gene encoding acyl-CoA-binding domain-containing protein 7 isoform X1, protein MALQADFDGAAEDVKKLKTRPTDEELKELYGFYKQATVGDINIECPGMLDLKGKAKWEAWNLKKGLSKEDAMNAYISQAKAMVEKYGI, encoded by the exons ATGGCTCTCCAG GCTGACTTTGATGGTGCTGcagaagatgtaaaaaaattaaaaacaagaccAACTGATGAAGAACTGAAGGAACTATATGGATTCTACAAACAGGCTACTGTTGGAGATATTAATATTG AATGTCCAGGAATGCTAGATTTGAAAGGCAAAGCCAAATGGGAGGCATGGAACCTGAAAAAAG GTTTGTCAAAGGAGGATGCCATGAATGCCTATATCTCTCAAGCAAAAGCAATGGTAGAAAAATATGGGATCTAG
- the OLAH gene encoding S-acyl fatty acid synthase thioesterase, medium chain isoform X2 produces the protein MEKLVACPYKRPNALCRLICFPWAGGGTSQFAKWGKLFNSSIEVSSVRLPGRESHLKKPFAKDMKTVVNEITSVLLKELQEKTFAFFGHSFGSYLSFAVALHLKEKYGLEPIHLFVSGGHAPNSEAFLPIKSIPMYDTEDEDILTYIQTSGGTSSELLQNEEIKNHLLLTFKEDLRVLQTFFFEKAERNISFSCDITCFNGSEDKPYDLEAWHDLTSGGISFYKLPGDHFYLLEPSNEIFLIKHITRCIENAGL, from the exons ATGGAGAAGCTGGTTGCTTGTCCATACAAAAGACCAAATGCTCTCTGTAGGCTGATTTGCTTTCCATGGGCTGGAGGTGGAACTTCTCAATTTGCAAAATGGGGCAAACTCTTCAACAGCTCAATTGAAG TATCCTCTGTAAGGCTTCCTGGAAGAGAATCTCATCTTAAGAAGCCTTTTGCAAAAGACATGAAAACTGTAGTTAATGAAATTACAAGTGTTTTGTTAAAAgaattgcaagaaaaaacatttgcattttttggtCACag ttttggATCTTACCTTAGTTTCGCAGTTGCACTACACTTGAAAGAAAAGTATGGACTAGAGCCAATCCATCTCTTTGTATCAGGGGGGCATGCCCCAAAC TCTGAAGCATTTCTTCCCATCAAAAGCATACCCATGTATGATACAGAAGATGAGGACATTCTTACATATATACAGACTTCAGGAGGAACTTCTTCTGAGCttctgcaaaatgaagaaattaagaacCATCTGCTACTTACTTTCAAGGAAGACCTTAGAGTTCTTCAGACATTTTT TTTtgagaaggcagaaaggaacATCTCCTTCTCTTGTGATATTACCTGCTTTAATGGATCTGAAGACAAACCATATGATTTAGAAG CCTGGCATGATCTAACAAGTGGAGGTATTTCCTTTTACAAGCTTCCTGGTGATCACTTTTATCTGCTGGAACCTTCTAATGAAATTTTCTTGATAAAACACATAACAAGATGCATAGAAAATGCTGGTCTATGA
- the ACBD7 gene encoding acyl-CoA-binding domain-containing protein 7 isoform X2: protein MRGQRAAGAAAAVSALVAAQVTQETPFPSERLADLPCPCVCDPALSRCSTPRGPCSVPAPRPGAVPAAARRCVAAVSCPGPAAAAAPAPPRSAAPSGRTAAAPPGKERGCSRGILAASWLSRLTLMVLQKM from the exons ATgcgggggcagcgggcagcgggggcggcAGCAGCAGTGAGCGCGCTCGTTGCGGCTCAGGTCACTCAAGAAACCCCTTTTCCGAGCGAACGGCTTGCAGACCTGCCGTGCCCCTGCGTGTGCGACCCAGCCCTGTCCCGCTGCAGCACCCCGCGCGGCCCGTGCTCGGTGCCCGCTCCCCGCCCTGGCGCGGTGCCGGCAGCTGCGCGGCGGTGCGTGGCCGCCGTGTCctgcccgggccccgccgccgccgccgcccccgccccgccccgcagcgCGGCCCCCAGCGGCAGAACCGCCGCGGCGCCGCCGGGGAAGGAGCGCGGCTGCTCGCGGGGCATCCTCGCAGCATCATGGCTCTCCAG GCTGACTTTGATGGTGCTGcagaagatgtaa